The Amblyomma americanum isolate KBUSLIRL-KWMA chromosome 5, ASM5285725v1, whole genome shotgun sequence genome window below encodes:
- the Glo1 gene encoding glyoxalase 1, producing MSGGLSDQEAAKCCSEPDPATRDFIMQQTMYRIKDPKASLDFYTRVLGMRLLQKLDFPEMKFSLYFMGFEESVPETGSREERARWAFSRKATIELTHNWDDHPENGYHNGNSAPRGFGHIGIMVPDVEAACARFEKLGVKFVKKPQDGKMKHIAFIQDPDGYWIEIFNNVTVVKDLWKQ from the exons ATGTCGGGCGGCCTAAGCGATCAGGAGGCGGCAAAATGCTGCTCCGAGCCGGACCCGGCCACGCGAGACTTCATCATGCAGCAGACTATGTACCGTATCAAGGATCCCAAGGCGTCGCTGGACTTCTACACGCGCGTACTCGGCATGCGCCTGCTGCAGAAGCTCGACTTTCCCGAGATGAAGTTCTCGCTGTACTTCATGGGCTTCGAGGAGTCGGTGCCTGAAACTGGCTCGCGCGAGGAGCGGGCCCGATGGGCCTTCAGCCGCAAAGCCACGATCGAGTTGACGCA CAACTGGGACGATCACCCAGAAAATGGCTACCATAATGGGAACAGTGCTCCTCGGGGCTTTG GTCACATTGGCATAATGGTGCCTGATGTTGAAGCTGCCTGTGCACGGTTTGAAAAGCTTGGTGTCAAGTTCGTCAAGAAACCCCAAGACG gcAAAATGAAGCATATCGCATTCATCCAAGATCCAGATGGCTACTGGATTGAGATATTTAACAACGTGACCGTCGTCAAAGACCTCTGGAAACAGTGA
- the LOC144133370 gene encoding N-acetylated-alpha-linked acidic dipeptidase 2-like, whose translation MSDSPTASTTDIVSGAPTEPEPPKKQAFNIWPVAAIVGVLALVGIGAMLLFSSRRPQMALRSSVLHSASTGGKKVPGGVVLPRTTPLSARTALTRGTPSRLSKKPVTPSAKVEPSRDYMRRTLRFLAKRPHLSGTKYSETNIVDFIADEFRKHGLDTVEKVPYRILHQYPDEKNPNKVQLVDAKGKVLQEAKLQEDPVPGDDTNSMVPGYLSYARPGTVEAEVVYVGSGTYADVDLLEAHKIYIKGRICLARYGGGHRGGKIAVCQERGGVGTVLFLEPTLKGTKNFYPNSSIVDGTALQRGALFTFADPETPGYPSVDGVYRVANSSELPRIPALTVTYNFAKMLLEQLDGKVMNLSGGARRAGPFKGGRKLRLVVNNKWARPIVYDVIGTIRGKSEPDRYSIAGAHHDAWGFGAVDPSSATASLLEMSRILGARLKRGWRPRRTIVFAIWAAEEIAIAGSGEWVEEKLLLLTRGGVGYTNVDNCASGIMFFAYASPVLRNFLVETTKRVPFNGTETLYDYWYKYENDYSGTTKLQVYLTHGGMDNSAFNFLAGVPSAIFTFRPDKNVFPLGSYSAYHTAFETIRLYETLIDPTYHFMEMCARFNELLTVTLAEAKLLPYDFRTVAYEIQAAVTKLTSLRQLLNAHKVPIDWLTEEASMYTDAAQKWHSWLEKAKLGEDERRQVNDRMLLVERALLRQAPLEGRPTFRHLVFSPQLSNAYAGTGFPVVHDLAYRAQRLPAKKQEPLWRHVRAFINDACIALRNARILLSPDMAIPTGTYSKSNSNRT comes from the exons ATGAGCGACTCTCCCACTGCCTCCACGACAGATATAGTTTCAGGAGCTCCTACTGAACCGGAGCCCCCCAAAAAACA GGCCTTCAACATCTGGCCAGTGGCAGCAATCGTAGGTGTGTTGGCTCTGGTGGGGATCGGCGCCATGCTGCTATTTTCCTCCCGTCGTCCCCAAATGGCATTGCGATCAAGCGTCTTGCACAGTGCCAGCACTGGAGGAAAAAAAGTACCGGGCGGTGTCGTTTTGCCACGCACCACACCGCTGTCCGCGAGGACCGCGTTAACGCGCGGCACTCCTTCGCGACTCAGCAAGAAGCCTGTGACGCCAAGTGCCAAGGTAGAGCCCAGCAGGGACTACATGCGCCGTACGCTCAG GTTTCTCGCAAAAAGGCCCCACCTGTCTGGGACAAAATATAGTGAGACAAATATTGTTGACTTTATCGCTGATGAGTTTCGGAAACATGGACTGGACACCGTTGAGAAGGTTCCCTACCGGATCCTACATCAGTACCCCGACGAGAAGAACCCCAATAAG GTGCAACTTGTGGATGCAAAAGGAAAGGTGCTTCAAGAGGCTAAATTGCAAGAGGATCCTGTGCCAGGCGATGATACCAACAGTATGGTGCCCGGCTACTTATCATATGCACGTCCCGGAACAGTCGAG GCCGAAGTAGTCTATGTTGGCTCAGGTACCTACGCGGATGTGGACCTATTGGAGGCTCACAAGATATACATCAAAGGCCGAATCTGCCTGGCACGGTATGGTGGAGGTCATCGTGGTGGCAAG ATAGCCGTGTGCCAGGAACGTGGTGGTGTTGGAACCGTTCTCTTCCTCGAGCCCACACTGAAAGGAACGAAGAATTTCTACCCAAACTCGTCCATTGTGGATGGCACAGCTTTACAGCGAGGAGCCCTGTTCACGTTTGCTGACCCTGAGACTCCAGGCTACCCGTCAGTTG ATGGAGTTTATCGTGTGGCTAACAGCAGCGAACTTCCTCGAATCCCGGCTCTCACTGTGACCTACAATTTTGCCAAGATGTTACTTGA GCAGTTGGACGGCAAAGTGATGAACTTGTCCGGTGGTGCTCGACGTGCAGGCCCCTTCAAGGGTGGCAG GAAACTGCGACTCGTGGTGAACAACAAGTGGGCACGACCCATTGTCTACGATGTCATCGGCACCATTAGGGGCAAATCAGAACCAG ATCGGTATAGCATTGCAGGAGCCCACCACGACGCCTGGGGCTTTGGTGCGGTAGACCCTTCCTCGGCTACAGCCAGCCTGCTTGAAATGAGCCGGATTTTGGGCGCTCGGCTGAAGCGTGGCTGGCGACCTAGACGCACAATAGTGTTTGCCATCTGGGCCGCTGAAGAAATTGCCATTGCCGGTTCGGGCGAATGGGTAGAG gagaagctgctgctgctgacccgCGGAGGTGTAGGCTACACGAATGTGGACAACTGTGCCTCCG GAATCATGTTCTTCGCCTATGCATCACCTGTGCTGAGGAACTTCCTAGTGGAGACGACCAAACGG GTCCCGTTCAATGGCACCGAAACTCTGTACGACTACTGGTACAAGTATGAGAATGACTATTCGGGGACCACGAAACTGCA GGTGTACCTGACCCATGGCGGAATGGACAACTCTGCCTTCAACTTCCTTGCGGGAGTTCCATCTGCCATCTTCACCTTCCGACCTGACAAG AACGTGTTCCCCCTGGGATCATACTCGGCCTACCACACGGCCTTCGAGACGATCCGCCTGTATGAGACCCTGATTGACCCGACCTATCACTTCATGGAGATGTGCGCCCGTTTTAACGAGCTGCTGACTGTGACGCTTGCTGAAGCCAAGCTGCTGCCGTACGATTTTCGCACCGTGGCATATGAGATTCAGGCAGCCGTCACCAAGCTTACTAGCCTCAGACAGCTGCTCAATGCCCACAAAGTGCCAATTG ACTGGCTGACTGAGGAGGCATCTATGTACACTGATGCAGCTCAGAAGTGGCACAGTTGGTTGGAAAAAGCAAAACTAGG GGAGGACGAGCGACGGCAGGTCAACGACCGCATGCTTCTGGTGGAGCGTGCCCTACTGCGTCAGGCACCACTGGAGGGTCGGCCCACATTCCGGCACCTTGTCTTCTCGCCCCAGCTGTCCAATGCGTACGCCGGGACAGGCTTCCCCGTGGTTCATGACCTCGCGTACCGGGCACAACGCCTGCCTGCTAAGAAGCAGGAGCCCCTGTGGCGTCATGTACGGGCCTTCATCAACGACGCCTGCATTGCCTTGAGAAACGCCCGGATTCTGCTAAGTCCCGACATGGCAATTCCCACCGGAACTTACTCGAAGAGTAATTCGAATCGAACGTAA